One window of the Solanum stenotomum isolate F172 chromosome 11, ASM1918654v1, whole genome shotgun sequence genome contains the following:
- the LOC125844435 gene encoding enoyl-[acyl-carrier-protein] reductase, mitochondrial-like — translation MLSKQSHFPAATMSPPSMAAVFDKHGPIDTVIRLIEIPPMEISEKDVCVKMLAAPINPADINIIEGVYPTRVNLPAVGGGEGVGEIYSVGSAVKTLSPGDLVIRSPYIPGSWQTYMVEEESLWHKIHEDTPVEFAATVSVNPVSALRMLNEFVTLKPGDSIVQNGATSIVGQCVIQLARLYGIHSINIIRDNPGSDEVKERLIELGADKVFTESELNVQHIKMLLGDTPQPILGLNCVGGNSATLVVKFLKRGGTMVTYGGMSKEPVTISTSNFIFKDITLKGFWLQEWKLDKTKYRDWIDSLLRLVRAGKLKYEFDAVHFEEFHTALEKAMGKHGSQRKQILIF, via the exons ATGTTGTCAAAGCAATCACATTTTCCGGCAGCCACCATGTCTCCGCCGTCTATGGCCGCCGTATTCGATAAACACGGCCCCATAGACACCGTCATCAG ATTGATTGAGATTCCACCAATGGAGATAAGTGAGAAGGATGTGTGTGTTAAAATGCTGGCAGCTCCAATCAACCCTGCAGATATCAATATAATTGAAg GAGTATATCCAACTAGGGTAAATCTACCAGCAGTGGGTGGAGGTGAGGGGGTGGGAGAGATATATTCTGTTGGCTCTGCTGTTAAGACTCTTTCTCCTGGTGATTTGGTTATCCGTTCTCCATATATTCCTG GGTCATGGCAAACCTACATGGTAGAAGAAGAAAGTCTTTGGCACAAAATACACGAAGACACTCCAGTTGAATTTGCTGCCACTGTTTCTGTTAATCCAGTCAGTGCCTTGAGAATGCTCAATGAGTTTGTCACTTTGAAACCAG gAGACTCAATTGTGCAAAATGGAGCTACAAGCATAGTAGGGCAATGTGTTATTCAGCTAGCTCGACTTTATGGAATTCATAGTATTAATATCATAAGAGATAATCCTGGATCTGATGAAGTTAAAGAAAGACTCATTGAACTTGGTGCTGATAAAGTATTTACTGAAAGTGAGTTGAATGTACAACATATCAAAATGCTTCTG GGGGATACACCTCAACCTATTTTGGGTTTGAATTGTGTTGGTGGTAATTCTGCTACTTTGGTGGTCAAATTCTTGAA GCGAGGTGGTACTATGGTTACATATGGAGGGATGTCCAAAGAACCTGTTACTAtatcaacttcaaatttcatattcaAG GATATTACATTAAAAGGATTTTGGCTGCAAGAGTGGAAATTAGACAAAACAAAATATAGGGATTGGATCGATTCTCTCTTGCGCCTTGTTCGTGCTGGGAAATTAAAATATGA GTTTGACGCAGTACATTTTGAAGAATTTCATACTGCTCTTGAGAAGGCAATGGGGAAGCATGGAAGTCAAAGGAAACAAATTCTTATAttctaa
- the LOC125845084 gene encoding enoyl-[acyl-carrier-protein] reductase, mitochondrial-like — MLEGTVMATARIVSLKALVHGVSVSRWTPLSRALRLRSRPLYCAVRDYSAAISPPSKAVVYEQHGSPDVVTRMTELPPVEINDNDVCVRMLAAPINPSDINRIEGVYPVRPPLPAVGGYEGVGEVHAIGSAVKGLSPGDWVIPSPPSSGTWQTYVIKEQSVWQKVDKSTPMEYAATVIVNPLTALRMLEDFIALKSGDTIVQNGATSIVGQCVIQLARLRGIHSINIIRDRAGSDEAKAHLKQLGADEVYTESQLEVKNVRGLLGNIPEPVLGFNCVGGNAASLILKFLKQGGTMVTYGGMSKKPITVSTSAFIFKELTLTGFWLQRWMSSDKAEERQSMIDYLLGLCRDGKLKYELEVAPFDDFHTALEKAMGKRGRQPKQVLKF; from the exons ATGTTGGAAGGTACTGTAATGGCGACTGCTAGGATTGTATCCCTAAAAGCCCTCGTACATGGAGTTTCAGTTTCACGATGGACTCCGCTATCACGAGCCCTCCGGCTCCGTTCTCGTCCTCTATACTGCGCCGTGCGAGATTATTCCGCCGCCATTTCGCCGCCTTCTAAAGCCGTTGTCTACGAACAACACGGCTCTCCTGATGTTGTCACTAG AATGACGGAGCTTCCGCCGGTGGAAATTAATGACAATGATGTGTGCGTTAGAATGCTTGCGGCTCCGATCAATCCTTCTGATATTAATAGAATTGAAG GAGTTTATCCTGTCCGACCGCCGCTGCCTGCGGTTGGGGGATATGAAGGTGTTGGAGAAGTACATGCCATTGGTTCTGCAGTTAAGGGTCTTTCCCCGGGAGATTGGGTTATCCCTTCCCCACCTTCTTCAG GGACATGGCAGACCTACGTCATTAAAGAACAAAGTGTGTGGCAGAAAGTTGATAAAAGCACCCCAATGGAGTATGCTGCGACTGTTATTGTCAATCCGTTGACTGCCTTGAGAATGCTTGAGGACTTTATTGCATTAAAATCAG GGGACACTATTGTGCAAAATGGTGCTACAAGCATAGTGGGGCAATGTGTTATTCAACTAGCTCGACTTCGTGGGATTCATAGCATCAATATCATTAGAGACAG GGCAGGATCAGATGAAGCAAAAGCCCATCTCAAGCAACTAGGTGCTGATGAAGTGTATACTGAAAGCCAACTGGAAGTGAAGAATGTTAGAGGTCTTCTG GGCAATATACCTGAACCTGTTTTAGGCTTTAATTGTGTTGGTGGCAATGCTGCTTCATTGATCCTAAAATTCCTGAA GCAGGGTGGCACTATGGTGACATATGGGGGAATGTCAAAGAAGCCGATAACTGTATCTACTTCAGCTTTTATATTCAAG GAGCTTACCTTGACAGGATTCTGGCTACAGAGgtggatgagttcagacaaagCTGAAGAGCGTCAATCCATGATAGACTATCTTTTGGGCCTATGTCGAGATGGGAAATTGAAATACGA GTTGGAAGTAGCACCTTTTGATGATTTTCATACAGCTCTGGAAAAGGCAATGGGAAAGCGAGGAAGACAACCCAAACAAGTTCTTAAATTCTAA